The window TAGTCATCACTGACGTTTCCCAGTGTCAGAAGGACATTGGCATTGAGGTTTCGGCGGAAGAGGTTAAAAAGGAGTTTGAAAAAACCTATGACGCGTATATGCGGTATGTGAAAGTGCCGGGTTTTCGTCCGGGACGTGTCCCGCGAGACGTCGTCAAACAACGATTCAGCAAAGAGATCAAAGATGAAGTCGTTGGCCAGTTGCTTCCACATGCTTTACAACATGCAGTTACCGATCATCAGTTGCGCATCGTTGGAGAACCGCACTTGAAGGAAATGGAAATTTCGGAGGGCGCGCCGTTCAAATTCAAAGTGGGCGTCGAGGTGTTGCCGGAGATAGAGCTCAAAGAATACAAAGGCGTGAAAGCTACCAAGCGGGTTGCCCAGGTCAAAGAGGAAGATGTTGATAAAGCGATCAATACCTGGCGCGAGAATTTCGCCGAATTCGTCCCGATTGAAGACCGTCCATCAAAGGATGGAGATTTCGTATCCGTAAACCTGGTCGGCAAATACCTTGACCCGCAGGAAGAACACGAAAAGGAAGATTTGAAGGCCGAAGGGATAGAAATTGAACTTGGTGCGGAGGCCACTCAACCTGAATTTACCGAAAACCTGCGCGGCGTCAAACCTGACGATGTTCGTGAGTTCAGGGTAACTTATCCCGAAGACTTCAATTCAAAAGGGTTGGCCGGAAAGACGGTTGATTTCACCGCCACCGTCTTATCCGTTCGGGAAAAAGAATTGCCGGAACTAAATGACGAATTCGCCAAACGTGTTGGGGATTACGAAACCGCTCAGGAAATGCGCGACAAAATCCGGGAAAGTTTGGCGAAGAATGCTGGGGTTGAAGCGGACAATCGTCTACGGGAAGATGTGTTGACACAGTTGCTTGAAACCCATGAGTTCGATGTTCCAACGGTGTTGGTGAACGAAGGGGCCGAAAACCGCCTGCGGGATTTCAGCAACATGCTGGCTCGTATGGGAATGCCCGCTGAAGTGGCCAGAAATATCAACTGGCAGGAACGAATCAGCGAGGCAAAGGCAGATGCAAAACGTGATGTACGCGCAGCACTTCTGGTTTCCAAAATTGCGGATGCAGAAGGTGTCAACGTCAGTTCGGATGAAGTGGATGCGGAAATCGAGTTGATGGCTCAGTCAACGGGGCAAACCGCAGAACAGGTGAAGGCCCGCTTGACAA is drawn from Acidobacteriota bacterium and contains these coding sequences:
- the tig gene encoding trigger factor, whose product is MKQEVVITDVSQCQKDIGIEVSAEEVKKEFEKTYDAYMRYVKVPGFRPGRVPRDVVKQRFSKEIKDEVVGQLLPHALQHAVTDHQLRIVGEPHLKEMEISEGAPFKFKVGVEVLPEIELKEYKGVKATKRVAQVKEEDVDKAINTWRENFAEFVPIEDRPSKDGDFVSVNLVGKYLDPQEEHEKEDLKAEGIEIELGAEATQPEFTENLRGVKPDDVREFRVTYPEDFNSKGLAGKTVDFTATVLSVREKELPELNDEFAKRVGDYETAQEMRDKIRESLAKNAGVEADNRLREDVLTQLLETHEFDVPTVLVNEGAENRLRDFSNMLARMGMPAEVARNINWQERISEAKADAKRDVRAALLVSKIADAEGVNVSSDEVDAEIELMAQSTGQTAEQVKARLTREEAISSIESRLRYRKALDVILSSAEVTIEDIPSDSSAEPGQKSPEALAAVE